The Portunus trituberculatus isolate SZX2019 chromosome 49, ASM1759143v1, whole genome shotgun sequence genome contains a region encoding:
- the LOC123499407 gene encoding V-type proton ATPase subunit F-like — MSVAAAQGKLIAVIGDEDTCVGFLLGGIGEMNKKREPNFLVVDKNTSVQEIEACYKKFMKRDDIDIILINQNIAEQIRHVIDSDNDNPLPAVLEIPSKDHPYDPTKDSVLRRAKGLYSADDMR, encoded by the exons ATGTCTGTGGCAGCAGCTCAGGGAAAGCTTATTGCCGTCATTGGCGATGAG GACACATGTGTTGGCTTCCTTCTTGGAGGCATTGGCGAGATGAACAAGAAGAGGGAACCCAACTTCTTGGTTGTGGATAAGA ACACCAGTGTTCAAGAAATTGAGGCCTGCTACAAGAAGTTCATGAAGAGAGATGACATTGATATAATTCTTATCAATCAAAAT ATTGCTGAGCAGATTCGCCATGTCATTGACAGTGACAATGACAACCCCCTCCCAGCTGTACTTGAGATACCTTCCAAGGACCATCCCTATGACCCAACCAAAGATTCAGTACTGCGTCGAGCCAAG GGTCTGTACAGTGCTGATGATATGCGTTGA